Genomic DNA from Bacteroidota bacterium:
CTTCAATTTCCCATTTTAATGAGTTCACATTTTTAAAAACAGCTCTTATTATTTCCTTTTTTCCAACACAGGTGATGATCGTGTCAGTTTTTAAATAGACCTCGGGTAAAGGTTGTTTCTTATTTGAGTTTATTTTGGCTAAAAATTGTTGACCGTTAGAACCAATTTCATAGGATCCCAATGTTGCAAATTTTTCACATGCACCTGTTAAAAACAAATTATTATTACTGATTGTAATAGATTGAGATCTAATTGAATAATAACTAGCATTGTTTGAACTCAATGAGTATTCTAATTCTGAATTAAAACTCTGCACTAATAAACCTGCTGCATTTAAGTCTGATCCATATGAAATACTCCCTGCAGTTGCTAATTTTTTACCATTTATTGCAAATGCACAAGGGTTATTTGCGCGATGAGTTTGATAAAACTTTCTGTTTAAGTCTTCATCTAAATATCCAATTCGCGAATGCCCTACTGAATGATTTGCCCCTTGTGACATATAAACTAAAATTTCCCTTTGATCAGAAATTTCTAATCCAATAATCCTATTGTAAATATGGTTGGCATCTAATGTATGAGACTTTACAAACTTTCCTAAAGCATTAAATTTCAAAACAATATAGACCATTTCATAATTCGGTTCATAAATATTCTTACCTGAAAAACTTGTTACTAAAATGATATTTTCTTGATGATCTAATCTTGCTTTAAAAATTGTTGCAGAAGGTTCTATTACATTTCCCCAAGAAGTTGTATCGGGGCTAACCTCAATTTCATTTGCAATTAAATTAGTGCCTAAAAAATCATATGTAGCAAAAAATGCATTTTGATAAGTGGACATAGAGGCGAAGTTGTGATTTGCAATTTTTCCTCCATTAGTAAAGGAACCAGCGAGTAGAATTTTTTTTGAGCTTATATCAATACTTTTTACTTCTTCATTTACTGGTCCTCCATCTGTTTTAATCAGCTGTAAATTTCCATTACCATCATAAGAAGCAATAAAAATATCCCTTCCACCTGCTGAGGTATAATTTCCTGAACCTGATTTTAATTTACCAGTAAAACTGCCTCCAATATATGCTGTTTCAGCCCTTGCTTTGAGTTCGATCATTTCAATTGTATCGGTACTGGCAAGTGTTTTCCACCACATTATGTTTCCCTGATCATTGAATTTTAAAACAAAACAATTTGATTTTTCAGAAGATTTTATAGTTGTTGTTCCAATCCTACATGAACCTTTAAAGTTTCCCGAAGCAAATAGGTTTCCTTTTTCATCGGAAGCCGTTTGAAGATTTTCAATTCCTTCTGCTTCTAATACCCATTCCCAGTCCTGGGCAAACAGATTAATCCTGAATAGAATTAATACAATTATTATTGTAAGCATTTTCATTTTATCTCTTTGAAAAAAACAGTAAAAAACTCTGCCTTTTTTGTTACAATATTTATTATTGAAGTTTTGGAGGTTCCTTAAATTAAGAAGGAAGAAACATTTTCTCATGATGAGGATATTTAGCTCCTTTTTTTACATAAAGAAATATTTATCAACCTATTTAATGTAAAAGCGAAAAGTGCTTGAGTAATGCACTTTATAGTTGACCTATACCAAATGCTTTATCCATCAAACAAAAAGGAATAATTTTGGAAATATTACAGTCTAACAAATTGTGTATGAAAAAATTATCCTCATTACTGTTTTTGATTTTGTTCCTTGTTTCAGGATATGCCCAGCAAATCCAATGGGCAAAAAAAAGGCAGGTACCTTATGGTGCTGCAACTGAAATTTTAACTGATAAATGGGGAAACATTTATGAATATGGAGGAACTTCTTATCAATCCAAATCCTATTTGCAAAAATTTTCTTCCTTAGGGGACAGTATTTTCTCCATAACCTGGCAACCCAATTTTTATATTTCCAAATTAATTTATAATGGAGAGGATCATTTTTATTTTGCTGGTTATTTTTCTAATGAGCATACCTACAATGGCATTACTATAAAAAGCAGAGGAGGAAGAGATGGTATGTTTGGCAGAATGGATTTAAACGGCAATATAGAATGGTTAAAAAGCTTGGGAGGGTCAGGAATGAACTCAGTGAATTCTATTTA
This window encodes:
- a CDS encoding T9SS type A sorting domain-containing protein — protein: MLTIIIVLILFRINLFAQDWEWVLEAEGIENLQTASDEKGNLFASGNFKGSCRIGTTTIKSSEKSNCFVLKFNDQGNIMWWKTLASTDTIEMIELKARAETAYIGGSFTGKLKSGSGNYTSAGGRDIFIASYDGNGNLQLIKTDGGPVNEEVKSIDISSKKILLAGSFTNGGKIANHNFASMSTYQNAFFATYDFLGTNLIANEIEVSPDTTSWGNVIEPSATIFKARLDHQENIILVTSFSGKNIYEPNYEMVYIVLKFNALGKFVKSHTLDANHIYNRIIGLEISDQREILVYMSQGANHSVGHSRIGYLDEDLNRKFYQTHRANNPCAFAINGKKLATAGSISYGSDLNAAGLLVQSFNSELEYSLSSNNASYYSIRSQSITISNNNLFLTGACEKFATLGSYEIGSNGQQFLAKINSNKKQPLPEVYLKTDTIITCVGKKEIIRAVFKNVNSLKWEIEGYKYVFQDNTLFKFNPEMTYYDSGKYSASVVIRNTSGEDSVLFKDLFIVDFDEIEVIDESGQFCYPYDSIPPTFYMWHKNDSLISYGAYQRCFTPDDSTATYHLIVSFKGEDCWAKSQILYAGSLNLTDHLDLNSFFLYPNPVTTHFIISFEGDYADLTIAAFSGKNILNKKVKNKEQIEVGFLSKGIYFVQVIIGKEVVRRKLLVN